A window of Penaeus chinensis breed Huanghai No. 1 chromosome 9, ASM1920278v2, whole genome shotgun sequence genomic DNA:
atatatatgtgtgtgtgtgtagatacatacatgtgtggacatagatatagatatatctatacatagatatatacacataagtgtgtgtgtacatatatacatatgtgcatatatatatctacatatacatgtcatatgcgtatatgtatatatatatatatatatatatatatatatatatatatatatatatatatgtatatatatatatatgtatatatatgtatatatatatatatatatatatatatatatatatatatgtgtgtgtgtgtgtgtgtgtgtgtatgtacttgcatatatatgtgtgtgtgtgaagcgagAGATTAtactgtatttcttcttctttatggtttgcgaagttatAGCTTCGCAAAGGCCTTCTAAATAAGGCCCGGATTATATACCGTTACTCTTCTGTATATTACATCGCAATCTTGTAAGttccataaaataaatatatatgaaaattctcAGTATTAGGAAGTTGGTGCAATTTGTACTGCGGTTTAAAATATGTCTATATTTcggtttttattcatatatattcaacaataaCTATAGACTACAAAATAAAGACATTCAAATCTAAACATGGGAAAACAAGGGGCCTATGGAGGAGAGGTCAGCATTCATGCCTATCGCGTCGTTATTTCGTGGCCGAGGGAAGAGCCGCCCCTCTCTCATGCGACAGGAGGTGCCGGGAGAAAACCTCCGCACTGACGAAGGTTTCGCTGCAGAATTGGCACGCGAGTCGCTTCAGTTGCCCGTTGACTACATTTGGGACGACGCCATAGTGACTCAACATGTGTTCGTGTAGCTGGACTGTGTTGGGGAACGCCGTTTTGCACACGCCGCACACGGCTGGAAGAGGGCTAAGGCTGGGGTGTTTTTTGAAGTGCCTGCGCAGGCCACAATATGACCGAACCCTCAGATGACACTCTCCGCACTCGAATAACCGGGGAAGTGACTTTTTGGCAGCTTTGTCGCCGGGGTAGTGCTCATCGTCTTTTATGGTCGCCTGCGGAACAACCTCTTGCGTCTTCTCTGGatcgctattgttgttgctgtcgccTTTGTAGTGGGACAGCACGTGAAAGTACAAGTCAAAGACGTTCAAGAACTGTTGCTTGCATCTGGCGCAGACAGCGGGCCGAGTGGGAAGGACATCACCATGGCTGTTCAAGTGCCTCTTCAGGCCATGGTGAGAGCGCGTGCGCATCCTGCATTGCCCACACTCATAGTCCCGCTCGGTGGAAGACTCCAGGTTAGCGACGGGTCTGCTCGGCTGTCGGGGAACACTTGTGACACGATCCTGGTCTGTTCGGTTCTGCTGATATTGCGTGTCAGCAGACTGAGGTATTGCTACTCCTGTGTTGACTGCTGGCTTATCCTCGTGCACTTCAGGGGCTTTGCTGCGATTTGTGAAGGCGCTGGGCATGACAGGAACTGTCTTTATCTCCTGTTGAGATGGACCAGAACGGCTGTTGCCAACTTCATTATCGTATTTTCTGATTTTGGCTGGCGGCGACAGGGCTTCTTCAGAGCTCGCGGGAGACGGCGCTGCGGACCTGTCTTCATCCTGTGGCGAAGGATATTCCATGTACGGGGAAGGATATGGAGGAAGCATGACGTAAGGGGAAAACATTCCATGCATCTGGTACATTCTAGCCATAGAAGGTACGACCCACGGCCACGACATGACTGAGGACATACTGTCCAGCCGAGGTTCTTGAATTCTTGCCAGTCGATTAACtgcaagggaaaaaaagaaacattaatacACGCATATAGAGTAAAATAATGTACTAACATTTAATTCCAAACTTTGTTATTTGCTTACACGGTGGGTAACATGACTTACGTAGTTCTACATAACGTTGAAAGCCGATGACATAGTTAGGATCAACATCTTCCGGTCGTCTCGCGGTGTCCGAAAACGATGAGCCAGGTCGGTGAAATTCTCCGAATTGGTTTTCCGTATAAGCGACATCTCTGCCAAAATCCGTGCGCACAGAGAGCTTCTTGGGTCGAGTGCCAGTCACGCTGTCTAAATCCCTCTTCCTGACACCTGAAGCACCACCAGCTGTCCGTTTGTTCGCTTCACACATTAAGTTTTGTTCATTGCCAGATTCTTCCATGGGTTCGGCCTTAATAGGAACACTCACTCTCCtatccattattttctttttcttttcaagatTACCTTTACCTAATAATCAGAAACGACTGCACGTCTAGTCTATTCACAGGAAAGGACAAGCCTTGTCTAATACTGAGCTGTCGGTGAAGGAgatcataaacataatataatagCACATAGCGGAAGGGGACAAGGAGACGTGGCGGGGGAACTGAGAAGACGATAACGCAAACGTGAAAGGGGGCAAGGAACAGGGAGGAGATTATGTAATGCTTTACTAATAAAATTATGTGTTTAAATAAATTGAAGTTGACAGTaatgtaaaataatattattattattattaaaaaaagtaaaatggccAAAAGAGCATTACGCCATAAGGTTATATGCAATTCAGCTTATAAATACACCtggatattacttttttttttttgaagagcaCGGCTATGTAGGGTTTTTGCACAATATAGGATAATGCACATGTTAAAACAGTTATCACATGAAAACCATATTTCCTTTGTCGAAGGGTCAACAGTTTCTAACGCGACACGGTTCCTAGGGCCGTATTAGATTTCCAGTTCATAAAACCTGTTATATTGATATAGGCATGTCTTTCATATAAAGAAACTGAAATGATATACATGCTAAAGATTCTACTTACCCTAAAACAAGGAAGTGGAAACggattcatacttacatatacaactaaataaataaatatatatatactatatatatatatataaatatattatatatatatatatattatatatataaatatattatatatatataaatatattatatatatactatatatataaatatattatatacatatactatatatacatatactatatatacatatactatatatacatatactatatatacatatacatagtatatatataatatatatattatatatacatatatcatatatatactctacatatacaaatacatatattatatatacatatacatatacatatacatatattatatatatacatatataaatactgtatatatacatatacattaatatatatatatatatatatatatatatatatatatatatatatatatatatatattgatgatgatggtgataataataattattataataataataataacaataataataataataacaataataataataataacaatgataatgataataacaataataataataataacaatagtaataataataacaataataataatgataataataataataataataataataataataacaataataataaaaataacaataataataataataataataataataataataataataataataataataataataataacaataataacaataacaacaacaataataataataataataataataataataacaacaataataataacaaaaataataataacaataataataataacaatattaataataacaataataataataataataacaataataataacaataataataaaacaaaattataacaataacaataataataataacaatattaataatatcaataataataataataataataacaattataataataataataataataataataacaacaataataataacaataataataataacaataataataataacaataataacaataataataataacaataataataataacaataataataataacaataataataataacaataataataataacaataataataataacaataataataataacaataataataataacaataataataataacaataataataataacaataataataataacaataataataataacaataataataataacaataataataataacaataataataataacaataataataataacaataataataataacaataataataataacaataataataataacaataataataataacaataataataataacaataataataataacaataataacaataacaataataataataacaataataataataacaataataataataacaataacaagaagaagaatatgaataataaaaataataataattatagtaatgtatatgtgtgtgcatatacgtgtgtaatgataataaggattatgaggatgataaagaaaataatgataattgaaatggtaatgataatacagataaataacaacaacaatactactactactactactactactaatgataataataataaaaatagataacaataataacaattacaaataataataacaaataataataataataataataataataataatgataataataataataataataataataataataataaatgataacgataataaatagtaataacaataataaataataataccaatagcaaataataataacaatgataaataataaaataatgatagaaaaataaaaaataataaataatcataataaataataataacaataacaattaataataataatgataaataataacataatcataaaaaaataataataaataatcataataaattagaataataataaatagtaatattaataaacaaaagtgataataaataataattataaataataatgttgatgataataatgatgataataataatgacgataataaaaatggtgattataatgataaataatagtagtaataacaataacactaacaataataataacatataataatactatcaataataatattaatgataataattgattatcattgttatcattattattattattaaaatcaacaacaacaagagtaatgatgatattgcaaattattaaaccataataaatattattataatagtaataatattattgataatgataatgctaataataacaatcatagtaataataaaataataataataataataataataataataataataataataataataattataacaataatgataataataataataatacaaataatagtaataataaaaataataaaaataataataatagtaaaaacagcaatattaattaaagataataataataatatacattatgacaataatataaatgatgataatcataataataataaaaataataataatagtaataataatgataataataataataacaaaaataataataataataataataataataataataataataaatataatgaaaataataataataataataatgaaaataataataataataaaaataagaaaataataataatagtagaaacagcaatattaattaaagatgataataatattaataatgataatgataataacaataacaataacacaaaacaataataagagcaatgataatgattataataatatcaatagtaataataataataataataataatagtgataataataacaataatgaagatgatacataataattatattagatataataagaacaacaataattatagtgacagtgataaaaataaaaacagtatcaatattgataacatcggcagaaaaaaaaatgataataataatagtaatgataatgataataatattaataataataataataataataattataatgataataataataataataataatgataataataatgataataataataataatgataataataataataatgataataataataataatgataataattatagcaaagataatgataataatagtaattataatagaaatactgttaaaaaaaagtaattacaaagataactatgataataataataataataaaaattatatcactAATCCAaatcaaagtaaaaataataacaactataataccgataataatgataacgataataatgataacgataataataataataataataataataataataataataacaataaaaataatgacaatgatgatgatgatgataataataataataataataataataataataataataacaacaataatagcaataataacaataataacaataataacaaaaataacaataataacaataataacaataataacaataataacaataataacaataataacaataataacaataataacaataataataataacaataataacaataataacaataataataataacaataataacaataataataataacaataataacaataattacaataataataacaagaatgtttgtgtgtacatatatatatttctatatatgattatacatttacatataatactcttattgttgttattgctgcaatttttatcataatatgtatgtatacatatatatatatattcgtatgtatatatatatatatatatatatacacacacacacacgtgtttgtgtgtgtgaatatatgtttatgtatatgtatgtatgtatatcgaattaataataacaacaataataattaaaataataataataacaataataataataacaataataataataacaataaaaataataaccataataaaaataataataataataataataataacaataataataataacaataataataataacaataaaaataaaaaccataataaaaataataataataataataataataataataataataacaacaataataataataataataataataataataacaataatgataataataaccataataataataataaccataataataataacaataatagtaataatgataataataataagagtaataatgataacaataatgataagaacaataataataactataataacaataataacaataataataactataataacaataataacaataataataactataataccaataataacaataataataactataataacaataataacaataataataactataataacaataataacaataataataatatcaataataataatatcaataataattataacaataataataataataacaataatatcaacattaacaataataataacattaacaataataataacattaacaataacaataacattaacaataataataacattaacaataataataacattaacaataacaataacattaacaataataataacattaacaataataataacattaacaataataataacattaacaataataataacattaacaataataataacattaactataataataacattaacaataataataacattaacaataataataacattaataataacagaaataatagtaataataatggcaatgataataataataatgatacaaagcgatcataataatagaaacagtaataataattttagtaatatttgttgaaataataaagaaattgataatagttattggtaatagttaataataataataataataaataatggaaatactattaatgataataattagaataataataataataataataataatgataataataataataataataatgataataattttaataacaatcataataataatcataataataataataactataattataacaataatataataaaaatataataagaacaataatataataagaacaataatgacaataataagtataatgataatgaaaataataatgacaataataataattattattattattattattattattattattatcatttttacttttatcattattatattaaaaaatagtaataataatagatataacgatgataataacaataataacaatagtaaaataataataataatacaaataataataataataataataataataataataataatgatacaatatataatataataataaagatacaatacataatataataataatgatataatataataataatgatataatataataataatgatataatataataataatgatataatataataataatgatataatataataataatgatataatataataataatgatataatataataataatgatataatataataataatgatataatataataataatgatataatataataataatgatataatataataataatgatataatataataataatgatataatataataataatgatataatataataataatgatataatataataataatgatataatataataataatgatataatataataataatgatataatataataataatgatataatataataataatgatataatataataataatgatataatataataataatgatataatataataataatgatataatataataataatgatatagtataataataatgatataatataataataatgatacaatatataatataataataaagatacaatacataatataataataatgatataatataataataatgatataatataataataatgatacaatatataatataataataaagatacaatacataatataataataatgatataatataataataatgatataatataataataatgatataatataataataatgatataatataataataatgatataatataataataatgatatgatataataataatgatataatataataataatgatatgatataataataatgatataatataataataatgatataatatgataatatatataatataataataatgatattatataataataatgatattatataataataatgatattatataataataatgatataatataataataatgatataatataataataatgatataatataataataatgatataatataataataatgatataatataataataatgatataatataataataatgatataatataataataatgatataatataataatcatgatataatataataataatgatataatataataataatgatatgatataataataattatataatataataataatataatagtatgataataatatcaacaatattactatt
This region includes:
- the LOC125028880 gene encoding putative uncharacterized protein DDB_G0289263; amino-acid sequence: NNNNNNNNNNNNNNNNNNNNNNNNNNNNNNNNNNNNNNNNNNNNNNNNNNNNNNNNNNNNNNNNNNNNNNNNNNNNNNNNNNNNNNNNNNNNNNNNNNNNNNNNNNNNNNNNNNNNNNNNNNNNNNNNNNNNNNNNNNNNNKKKNMNNKNNNNYSNVYVKNNNNYNTDNNDNDNNDNDNNNNNNNNNNNNNNKNNDNDDDDDNNNNNNNNNNNNNNNNSNNNNNNNNNKNNNNNNNNNNNNNNNNNNNNNNNNNNNNNNNNNNNNNNNNNNNNNNNNNNNNNNNYNNNNKNNNNNNYNNNNNNNNNYNNNN